A single window of Agromyces aureus DNA harbors:
- a CDS encoding DUF7144 family membrane protein: MSDTETKGMSGWVGWVGFAAVVILLNGLFSIIQGSVAVIGSNYYYVVGEGGLVVFDLTGWGWWNIIIGVVLALTGFALFSGATWARVLAVIIASLSALGQLFLIPAQPWWSLIVIAIDVLVIYAITVHGRDLKH, translated from the coding sequence ATGAGTGACACCGAGACCAAGGGCATGTCGGGCTGGGTCGGATGGGTCGGCTTCGCCGCCGTCGTCATCCTCCTGAACGGCCTGTTCAGCATCATCCAAGGATCCGTCGCCGTCATCGGATCGAATTACTACTACGTCGTCGGCGAAGGCGGCCTGGTGGTGTTCGATCTCACCGGATGGGGTTGGTGGAACATCATCATCGGCGTCGTCCTGGCGCTCACCGGGTTCGCGCTGTTCAGCGGGGCGACCTGGGCCCGCGTCCTCGCCGTGATCATCGCCTCCCTGAGCGCGCTCGGGCAGCTGTTCCTGATCCCGGCGCAGCCGTGGTGGTCGCTCATCGTCATCGCGATCGACGTGCTCGTCATCTACGCCATCACGGTGCACGGGCGAGACCTGAAGCACTGA
- a CDS encoding VOC family protein, with amino-acid sequence MQLRFIYVPVDDLPEAVAVHRDVLGLAESWREGDDTVAFALADSDVQIMVSTAPGASGPMYEVEDLDAWLNSHAAVVERGEVKDIPDGRMVELDGPDGNAFYVFDQPGRAATD; translated from the coding sequence ATGCAGTTGCGCTTCATCTACGTCCCCGTCGACGATCTCCCCGAGGCGGTCGCGGTCCACCGCGACGTGCTCGGGCTCGCCGAGTCGTGGCGCGAAGGCGACGACACGGTCGCGTTCGCCCTGGCGGATTCCGACGTGCAGATCATGGTGTCGACCGCACCCGGCGCGTCAGGACCGATGTACGAGGTCGAAGACCTCGATGCCTGGCTCAACTCGCACGCGGCGGTGGTCGAACGGGGCGAGGTGAAGGACATCCCCGACGGACGCATGGTCGAACTCGACGGCCCCGACGGCAACGCGTTCTACGTGTTCGACCAACCCGGCCGGGCCGCAACGGACTGA
- a CDS encoding site-specific integrase — protein MPKQWGAIRKLPSGRVQASYVVAGVRYNAPVTFTDSPPPPGTRAKPRTGSDKAREWLDGVRVDLERGQWISPTVLEAQAREAANRVVDERFGSYAATWVAQRVVKGRLLSAKTRAEYARQLEKGLSRFKNDRVSEITAARVRNWHADRMKAGRTAAGAEARLLRAIMNTAIVEGIVTSNPVPSDLTKTSAGMKQTYRPPTLGELGSILDFIDDRFELAILLAAYGGLRMSEWRALRRMDITIRDGVTTVEVSRQAQRITGEGWVVGSPKSEEGMRAVVLPSALTPAVEAHLSHFAGRFPESLLFQPHGHSEFVDNSVFYKEWNRVRDLLSIRGVVREHDLRRFAGTLHAQSGATLAETMKFLGHSTTVAAMAYQHAAADRLAEIAERMPVPTRT, from the coding sequence ATGCCGAAGCAATGGGGAGCCATCCGCAAGCTACCCTCCGGGCGTGTTCAGGCGTCGTATGTCGTCGCCGGGGTTCGGTACAACGCCCCCGTCACGTTCACCGATTCACCGCCGCCTCCTGGAACACGAGCGAAGCCAAGGACCGGCAGTGACAAAGCTCGAGAGTGGTTGGACGGCGTGCGCGTTGATCTCGAGCGAGGGCAGTGGATCTCCCCCACCGTCCTGGAGGCGCAGGCACGCGAGGCGGCAAACCGGGTCGTAGATGAGCGCTTCGGATCGTACGCAGCGACGTGGGTCGCGCAGCGCGTCGTTAAGGGGCGCCTCCTGTCTGCGAAGACTCGCGCCGAGTACGCGCGACAACTCGAGAAGGGCCTTTCGAGGTTCAAGAACGACCGCGTTTCGGAAATTACCGCGGCGCGAGTTCGCAACTGGCACGCGGATCGGATGAAGGCGGGGCGTACGGCCGCGGGCGCTGAGGCGCGTCTCCTCCGAGCAATCATGAATACGGCGATCGTCGAGGGCATTGTCACTTCGAATCCCGTTCCATCGGATCTGACGAAGACAAGCGCCGGCATGAAGCAGACGTACCGGCCGCCAACGTTGGGTGAACTGGGTTCGATACTTGACTTCATCGACGACCGGTTCGAGCTCGCGATCCTGCTCGCAGCCTACGGCGGTCTTCGCATGTCCGAGTGGCGGGCACTTCGCCGGATGGACATCACCATCCGTGATGGCGTAACCACCGTGGAAGTGAGCCGCCAAGCACAGCGAATAACCGGCGAGGGCTGGGTAGTCGGCTCCCCGAAATCAGAAGAGGGCATGCGCGCGGTTGTCCTACCCTCAGCACTCACGCCCGCAGTTGAAGCACACCTGAGTCATTTCGCGGGCCGCTTCCCCGAGAGCTTGCTGTTCCAACCGCACGGACACTCCGAATTCGTAGACAACTCGGTGTTCTACAAAGAATGGAATCGCGTCCGCGACCTTCTCAGCATTCGGGGCGTCGTTCGAGAGCACGACCTGCGACGGTTCGCCGGCACACTACACGCACAGTCGGGTGCGACTCTGGCCGAAACGATGAAGTTTCTCGGTCATTCGACCACCGTCGCGGCTATGGCGTATCAACATGCCGCCGCAGACCGTCTGGCGGAGATTGCGGAACGCATGCCGGTTCCGACGCGAACGTAA